A genome region from Clupea harengus chromosome 7, Ch_v2.0.2, whole genome shotgun sequence includes the following:
- the c7h9orf85 gene encoding uncharacterized protein C9orf85 homolog encodes MSSQKGNLSRTRAQKHQNSIVFKNDKYGANATQKKVNQKVHGGVCLHCKEVLEWKVKYSKYKPLTQPRKCVKCLQKAVKAPYHIVCKPCALKLELCAKCGKKEEIVVPLETPTEETDATEPASKGDLNKTKEDENPEDVGDLDDLDSDCDLSDDGPD; translated from the exons ATGAGTTCACAGAAAGGCAATTTATCTCGAACACGTGCTCAGAAGCACCAGAACAGTATTGTCTTCAAAAATGATAAATACGGTGCCAACGCGACCCAGAAG AAAGTGAATCAGAAGGTCCACGGGGGTGTATGTCTGCACTGCAAAGAGGTCTTGGAATGGAAAGTGAAGTACAGTAAATACAAGCCTCTCACACAACCTCGGAAGTG TGTGAAGTGCTTGCAGAAGGCTGTAAAGGCTCCATACCACATCGTATGCAAGCCCTGTGCCCTCAAGCTGGAACTGTGTGCCAAGtgtggaaagaaagaagagattGTCGTTCC GCTTGAGACACCAACGGAGGAGACTGACGCCACTGAGCCAGCAAGTAAAGGGGACCTTAATAAGACTAAAGAAGATGAGAATCCTGAAGACGTCGGTGACCTTGATGACCTCGACAGTGACTGTGACCTTTCAGATGATGGCCCAGACTAG